A part of Limihaloglobus sulfuriphilus genomic DNA contains:
- a CDS encoding PEP-CTERM sorting domain-containing protein: MTTKIRILSICALVAVAFAGVASADFRWGWTDPAPANWDTPGRWTENTAGWVTTNNLPGSGDKVVFVNDNGAECTVVTNEVINQLVLGQDGGGVAAPLTIANGGSLTTGVVWSAVGYNAGTAVLNVETGGSVTFGQHLWVGFNTGSTGIININGGTVSVSEQIGLGWPDGNGSGIGFVNINDGGLLDLYQMHPTNSIMDGSAIDITGTGRIEILGHQDILESYIAAGKILGNGVVGNVQISTEDTGEAQLLSIVTVPEPATMLFAALGGLFIRRKR; the protein is encoded by the coding sequence ATGACAACTAAAATAAGGATTTTATCAATATGTGCGCTTGTCGCGGTTGCATTCGCAGGTGTAGCATCAGCTGATTTCAGATGGGGCTGGACAGACCCTGCTCCAGCGAACTGGGATACCCCCGGAAGATGGACTGAAAATACTGCAGGCTGGGTAACAACAAATAACCTTCCCGGCAGCGGTGATAAAGTCGTGTTTGTAAACGACAATGGCGCGGAATGTACAGTTGTTACTAATGAAGTAATAAATCAGCTGGTTTTAGGGCAGGACGGAGGCGGCGTAGCTGCACCGCTGACTATCGCAAATGGCGGCAGCTTGACAACCGGAGTTGTCTGGTCTGCTGTCGGCTACAACGCAGGAACTGCGGTTCTGAACGTTGAAACTGGCGGAAGCGTCACCTTTGGACAGCACCTGTGGGTTGGATTCAATACGGGTTCTACCGGTATTATTAACATCAATGGCGGAACTGTTAGTGTCAGCGAGCAGATTGGCCTTGGCTGGCCGGACGGTAACGGCAGCGGTATTGGGTTTGTCAATATCAATGACGGCGGGCTCTTAGATCTTTACCAGATGCACCCAACAAACTCAATTATGGATGGCTCTGCAATTGATATAACCGGCACAGGCAGAATTGAAATATTGGGTCACCAGGACATACTCGAAAGCTATATAGCTGCCGGCAAAATACTTGGTAACGGTGTCGTTGGAAACGTCCAGATATCTACTGAGGACACAGGCGAAGCTCAGCTATTGAGCATAGTTACTGTTCCTGAGCCTGCTACAATGCTGTTTGCGGCACTTGGCGGGTTGTTTATCAGAAGAAAACGCTAA
- a CDS encoding sulfatase, protein MSIDRRSFLYAGIGTAVLANSNRALAAASRKAQTRIVQNGRNVLMICVEDLRDVLGCYGNPVVKTPNIDRLAAKGVRFERAYCQFPVCNPSRSSFLTGLRPDTTGVLGNVVSMRELNPDVKTLPGLFHDNGYHTVRLGKIFHGTGEHDDPAAWDQMFDPDDSPAANTGESRNMTGGAVKWCSWRAAQCGDSDMSDGKIADITVDLLGKHRSEPFFIAAGFHKPHDPFNAPKKYFDMYPLNELVPVTDPSNKTAEPEIIFGSEWKKAFEKFTDHERKEFMRSYYACVSFTDAQIGKILDRLDRDNLWDNTIVLFLGDHGYNLGEHGWWNKNVLYEHSARVPMIAHVPGVTKGGGSTRGIVELVDLYPTLAHLCGLEHDFGLEGISFAPLIAEPAREWKEAAFTQVQRGDTAGRSVRNKRWRYTEWGDDGRRGKELYDHNNDPSEYFNLIDTPGLEDVQKSMKELLKNGRNKLVETMV, encoded by the coding sequence GTGAGTATTGACAGAAGATCATTTTTATACGCAGGGATTGGAACAGCCGTACTTGCAAACAGTAATCGTGCATTGGCTGCAGCGTCCCGGAAGGCTCAAACCCGTATTGTACAAAACGGCAGAAACGTGCTGATGATTTGTGTGGAGGATCTACGAGATGTTCTCGGCTGCTATGGAAACCCCGTGGTCAAAACACCCAATATCGACCGGCTTGCAGCAAAGGGTGTCCGTTTTGAACGGGCCTACTGCCAGTTTCCGGTATGCAATCCAAGCCGATCTTCTTTCCTGACGGGATTGCGTCCCGATACGACAGGTGTTCTTGGCAATGTCGTCTCGATGCGTGAGCTTAATCCGGATGTAAAGACACTTCCCGGCCTCTTCCATGATAACGGTTACCATACAGTAAGGCTTGGCAAGATATTCCACGGCACCGGAGAGCATGATGACCCCGCCGCGTGGGATCAGATGTTCGACCCGGATGACAGCCCTGCCGCCAACACGGGCGAAAGCCGCAATATGACCGGCGGAGCCGTGAAATGGTGCAGCTGGAGAGCTGCACAGTGCGGCGACAGCGATATGAGTGACGGCAAGATCGCCGATATAACCGTTGATCTGCTTGGCAAACATCGCAGCGAACCATTTTTTATAGCGGCCGGATTCCACAAGCCGCATGATCCCTTTAACGCTCCAAAAAAATATTTTGATATGTATCCGCTTAATGAGCTTGTACCCGTAACTGACCCTTCCAATAAAACGGCTGAACCGGAGATTATATTCGGCAGCGAATGGAAAAAGGCTTTTGAAAAGTTCACAGACCATGAAAGAAAAGAGTTTATGCGCAGCTACTATGCCTGTGTAAGTTTTACGGATGCCCAGATAGGCAAGATACTTGACCGGCTTGACCGCGACAACCTGTGGGATAATACCATAGTGCTGTTTTTGGGAGACCACGGCTATAACCTGGGAGAACATGGCTGGTGGAACAAAAACGTGCTTTATGAGCATTCAGCACGCGTTCCCATGATAGCTCATGTCCCCGGCGTAACAAAAGGCGGCGGCTCTACACGGGGAATAGTCGAACTTGTAGATTTGTATCCGACATTAGCTCACCTGTGCGGCCTGGAACACGACTTCGGACTGGAGGGAATTTCGTTTGCCCCTCTTATTGCCGAGCCTGCCCGGGAATGGAAAGAGGCCGCTTTTACTCAGGTTCAACGCGGAGATACAGCCGGACGCTCTGTAAGAAACAAACGCTGGCGATATACTGAATGGGGCGATGACGGCCGCCGCGGGAAAGAGCTCTACGATCACAATAATGATCCCAGTGAATACTTTAATCTGATAGATACCCCAGGTCTTGAAGATGTTCAAAAATCCATGAAAGAACTGCTTAAAAACGGCCGCAACAAACTCGTTGAGACAATGGTATGA
- a CDS encoding type II secretion system protein — MIKPVDKKFSRGNQSHSLKPSAFRGFTLIELLVVISIIALLMAILMPALSRVRESAKTLTCQANAKQIGTLIALHQADNNGKVPVLFNRHWADLTVPPRTISLSLALKDYCPELKGLPDTLDPEGIRGNWYGSNRRGLRDEYFESYLPKYFVCPFIRNKSAGIDTQRGSVNISGKIFDETKRVGFSDSYSVWRWKRPKWNGTDQPWTVYPMGTPHGTIKYGTMTWNSYDSANGKKPSLQEMLDSPVQWDSSAARRIKSAGLAEATVVFCEAGQYDNYADNDPHGSIWNYGSHKRGNSGGTTVLFADTHVGWVEGTRVGWP, encoded by the coding sequence ATGATCAAGCCCGTTGATAAAAAGTTCTCAAGAGGAAATCAAAGCCATTCTTTGAAACCATCTGCATTTCGCGGTTTCACACTGATCGAACTCCTGGTTGTCATTTCAATAATAGCGTTGCTTATGGCAATCCTTATGCCGGCGCTGTCCCGCGTTAGGGAAAGCGCCAAAACGCTTACCTGCCAGGCGAATGCAAAGCAGATCGGCACGCTGATAGCCCTCCACCAGGCTGACAATAACGGCAAGGTGCCTGTATTGTTCAACAGACACTGGGCGGATTTAACTGTTCCCCCTAGAACTATCTCTCTCTCTCTGGCCCTTAAAGACTATTGTCCTGAGCTAAAAGGTCTTCCCGATACTCTTGACCCTGAGGGGATCAGAGGCAACTGGTATGGAAGTAACAGAAGAGGTCTGCGGGACGAATACTTTGAGAGTTACCTGCCAAAATACTTTGTATGCCCGTTTATTCGAAACAAAAGTGCCGGTATCGACACTCAACGGGGCAGCGTAAATATATCGGGCAAGATATTCGATGAAACTAAAAGAGTCGGCTTTTCTGATTCTTACAGTGTATGGCGATGGAAGAGGCCCAAATGGAACGGTACCGACCAGCCTTGGACAGTTTACCCGATGGGTACCCCGCATGGTACTATCAAATACGGTACAATGACATGGAACAGCTATGATTCCGCTAATGGTAAGAAACCCAGCCTCCAGGAGATGCTTGATTCTCCGGTTCAGTGGGATTCGAGTGCTGCCAGGAGGATTAAATCCGCAGGCCTGGCAGAGGCGACTGTTGTTTTCTGTGAGGCAGGCCAGTATGACAACTATGCAGACAACGACCCCCACGGCTCGATATGGAACTACGGCAGCCATAAGAGAGGTAACAGCGGCGGTACAACCGTACTTTTCGCAGATACACACGTAGGCTGGGTCGAAGGAACCAGAGTTGGCTGGCCATAG
- a CDS encoding alpha-mannosidase translates to MTPESSLLSDKALSKKRDSKPAKNKIKCHFISNTHWDREWRFSMQRTRYMLVYMMDMLLDTLEKYPDFSSFHLDSQTIPILDYLEIRPEKEHTIREMVQNKRLFIGPWFCLPDEFCVSGESIIRNLLLGHKIAGKFGGISKSGYSPFSWGQISQMPQIYKGFGIDFTAFYRGINTLVAPKSEIFWQGPDGSRLVCSRLGKRPRYNVWYVIQRPVYWNQQDVDERIVSWDSGGAFKIIDSQGNLLDAQYTHAPFNYHKQNISKFAHQAIEEQNEDWSTPHRFWSCGHDSSCPDMREIQMIRDCNEALGGTIDVFHSNFMDFQQQVIRNISEDAPVVKGEMRHYFTEGSTSVLYGWVISARMDIKQDNFKTENDLTNLAEPLAVYAALLGADFPGGFLDEAYKWLLQNHGHDSIGGCSRDIISQDMLFRSRQAREIAACITETSLAKIAGSIDYSDLIGREILPILAYNPADFARREIVKAYIQVPDSWDSQGIKITDTRGNKIDFQLMRTESPFYQIVQSPNDTANMFHMKRYEALLDIKNVPANGYSSFFVKPVKNEIRPCRKTMLSGEQTMENEHLRVTVNSNGTIDLLYKKTGRQYKNLGYFRDSSEIGNPWEHKNVANEQVFTTLNQNARVSLVSDGELETCLKAVIDWSLPAARTPDDKFRSEFFRPYEITNYYTLRKGSDYVEIKTELENNVEDHYLQVCFPTGINADTVHAQGQFDVLERQIKLPDPALFDEDIQTEQPMNNFVDISDGENGLALLNEGLKAYEAQDNPQRNLNLTLLRCFPMRICVTQEMIDYSSVDSGSQCLGRHSFRYAVMPHSDGWNLGGVWEASEKFVRPLRVCQTAPSKYGTEPMCKSFVEIEPQGVTLSAVKRSETGDGWVIRLFNRLNKSVSGRVRFNGGKQASKSSSPVEQLKNEFNIPGTSAKMWQKAIQVTLEELPEKELEIDPDGWVHVALSGKKILTIKFKSEV, encoded by the coding sequence ATGACCCCGGAATCAAGTTTATTATCTGATAAAGCTTTGTCAAAGAAACGGGACAGCAAGCCGGCAAAAAATAAGATTAAATGTCATTTCATCTCTAACACTCACTGGGATCGCGAATGGAGATTCTCCATGCAGCGAACCCGTTATATGCTTGTTTACATGATGGATATGCTTCTTGATACTCTTGAAAAATACCCTGATTTCAGCTCTTTCCATTTGGATTCTCAGACAATACCCATCCTTGATTACCTTGAGATACGTCCTGAAAAAGAGCATACGATCCGTGAAATGGTTCAGAATAAACGCCTTTTTATTGGCCCCTGGTTCTGCCTGCCGGACGAATTTTGTGTTTCGGGCGAATCAATTATACGAAACCTGCTTTTAGGGCATAAGATTGCCGGAAAATTCGGCGGCATCAGCAAAAGCGGCTATTCACCTTTCTCATGGGGCCAGATTTCCCAGATGCCCCAGATTTACAAGGGTTTTGGCATAGACTTTACCGCCTTTTACCGGGGCATAAATACGCTTGTCGCCCCTAAATCCGAAATATTCTGGCAAGGCCCGGACGGCTCGAGGCTGGTTTGCTCCCGCCTGGGCAAGCGTCCACGCTACAATGTGTGGTATGTTATTCAAAGGCCTGTGTACTGGAATCAGCAGGATGTGGACGAGCGGATTGTCAGCTGGGACAGCGGCGGCGCTTTCAAGATTATCGATTCTCAAGGTAATCTTCTGGACGCTCAATACACACATGCTCCATTCAATTATCATAAACAGAATATTTCCAAGTTTGCTCATCAGGCAATTGAGGAACAGAACGAGGACTGGTCAACCCCGCACCGTTTCTGGTCTTGCGGGCATGATTCGTCCTGCCCGGATATGCGCGAAATCCAGATGATCCGTGACTGCAATGAGGCACTTGGTGGAACAATAGATGTATTTCACAGCAATTTTATGGATTTTCAGCAACAGGTTATCAGAAACATTTCTGAAGACGCTCCTGTAGTCAAAGGAGAGATGCGGCACTACTTCACCGAAGGAAGTACAAGTGTACTTTACGGCTGGGTAATATCAGCAAGAATGGACATCAAACAGGATAACTTCAAGACTGAAAATGATTTAACAAACCTCGCCGAGCCGCTGGCTGTTTATGCAGCACTCTTGGGGGCAGATTTTCCGGGAGGCTTCCTTGATGAGGCGTACAAATGGCTGCTGCAGAACCACGGCCACGATTCCATAGGCGGTTGCAGCAGGGACATTATAAGTCAGGACATGCTCTTTAGGAGCAGACAAGCACGTGAGATAGCGGCTTGCATAACAGAGACGTCACTGGCAAAGATTGCCGGCAGTATTGACTACAGTGACCTTATAGGCAGAGAAATTCTGCCGATTCTTGCCTACAATCCAGCCGATTTTGCCAGGCGTGAAATAGTCAAGGCGTATATACAGGTGCCGGATTCGTGGGACAGCCAGGGCATCAAGATAACCGATACACGCGGGAATAAAATAGATTTCCAGCTGATGCGCACAGAATCGCCCTTTTATCAGATAGTACAGTCGCCAAACGATACCGCTAATATGTTCCACATGAAGCGATACGAAGCTCTTCTCGATATTAAAAATGTGCCGGCAAACGGCTATTCGAGTTTCTTTGTAAAGCCCGTAAAAAATGAGATTCGCCCCTGCCGCAAAACAATGCTCAGCGGCGAACAGACGATGGAGAACGAGCACCTTAGAGTTACGGTAAATTCAAACGGCACTATTGATCTCTTATATAAAAAGACCGGCAGGCAATACAAAAATCTGGGCTACTTCAGGGATTCAAGCGAAATCGGCAATCCCTGGGAACACAAAAATGTGGCTAACGAGCAGGTGTTTACTACACTTAACCAGAACGCCAGGGTCTCTCTTGTCTCAGACGGTGAGTTAGAAACATGCCTCAAAGCTGTAATTGACTGGTCCCTGCCCGCCGCCCGGACACCAGATGACAAGTTCAGAAGCGAGTTTTTCAGACCCTACGAAATCACGAATTACTACACTCTGCGTAAAGGCAGCGATTATGTTGAGATAAAAACAGAACTTGAGAATAATGTTGAAGACCATTATCTCCAGGTTTGTTTTCCGACAGGCATCAACGCCGACACAGTACATGCCCAGGGGCAGTTTGATGTGCTGGAGAGGCAGATAAAACTGCCTGATCCCGCGCTTTTTGATGAGGATATCCAGACCGAGCAGCCCATGAACAACTTCGTTGATATCAGTGACGGCGAGAATGGTCTTGCATTGCTAAATGAAGGGCTCAAGGCTTACGAGGCACAGGATAATCCGCAGAGAAACTTGAACCTGACACTTCTTCGATGCTTTCCGATGCGTATATGCGTGACCCAGGAAATGATAGACTACAGCAGTGTCGATAGCGGCTCGCAGTGTTTGGGCAGGCACAGCTTCCGTTACGCGGTGATGCCGCATTCGGACGGGTGGAATCTTGGAGGCGTATGGGAGGCATCTGAAAAATTTGTAAGGCCCTTGCGGGTTTGCCAGACAGCTCCGTCTAAATACGGTACAGAGCCTATGTGCAAGTCGTTTGTTGAGATTGAGCCGCAAGGCGTTACTTTAAGTGCAGTTAAACGTAGTGAAACCGGTGACGGCTGGGTAATCCGCCTGTTTAACAGGCTCAATAAAAGTGTATCGGGACGAGTACGCTTTAATGGAGGGAAACAGGCCTCTAAAAGCTCTTCGCCGGTTGAGCAATTGAAGAATGAATTCAATATCCCCGGTACATCAGCTAAAATGTGGCAGAAGGCAATCCAGGTTACACTCGAAGAGCTGCCGGAAAAAGAGCTTGAAATAGACCCGGACGGATGGGTTCATGTGGCTCTTTCGGGGAAAAAAATATTAACAATAAAGTTTAAAAGTGAGGTTTAA
- a CDS encoding integrase core domain-containing protein has translation MRDELINGEIFLSLVELKYVVNRWRMDYNHYRPHSSLSSMTPADFGRLCIETGCCKDSINNVVSRQKYGFSKEEIF, from the coding sequence ATGAGGGATGAATTGATCAACGGTGAGATATTTTTATCCTTGGTAGAGCTAAAATATGTTGTAAACCGCTGGCGGATGGATTATAATCACTATCGTCCTCACAGCTCTTTGTCAAGTATGACACCGGCTGACTTCGGACGGCTGTGTATCGAAACAGGTTGCTGCAAAGACAGTATAAATAATGTAGTTTCAAGACAGAAATATGGATTCAGTAAAGAGGAAATATTTTAA
- a CDS encoding glycosyl hydrolase family 28-related protein — MLIILLESIAGGVETAVWDPAANGVYPPLQGEWAEGANWTPGEVPGDFKAVFNIGGQAECLVSDVQSSTMMVAGDNGDLDAGLIRIISGGSLTTGRSTQGDKTWSAIGYNRKAKMIVETGGTYNAAEHLWIGYSAGGQGTLVVNGGKINVEGTLGLGWSGGTGYVYINGGSINISGFHETRSISGDSCINIKKGMIVIEGNYTSSVYDYASDGKITGYDGTGEVVADYDQTFPGKTTIMATALETDPPTPNPALFAEEPRAISDTAVTMTAAAGSDLNEPLEYFFDEITENPGGSDSGWVSSTTYTDSGLEPETLYSYTVKMRDAAGNEGQASPIYSAYTWTTDTVVIVWDPQANGIFPPETGSWGDSQNWTSASYARPEGNFKCVFNRPGAAEAVVTGSHFCRQIVQGDGGEGGIIRIAQGGNLTTGELWTGIGYNYPAKMIIENDGVLNTGGHLWIGLNSGGIGTLEINGGEVNVSQNFSLGWNGGNGIAQINEGTLNLSYWAGVNAIKGRSKMDISNGVVIIGGGDQTGVISDFISEGRITAFGGTGKVIYDYNITNPGKNTIRAIDGVAGDFNNDGHVNGSDLEIFSADWLVKDCGSEADLDSWCTVDYRDYAIIAANWLKSSAADWQIEETLYTTDDYIVTPYRAENFGIVADGVTDVTDKIQAALISISNLGGGALFLPEGKYKVSGNLTIPSRVTLRGDWQKPTPGSPITGTIIMAYAGRANENAPPFISLSGSSGVKGISVWYPEQEPDNIQPYPPTFQRISGSNFTLENVTFVNCYFGFTSYQNSTTARPFLRNIYGTPLKTGIEYDCLADIGRIESVHFSPAFWAGSALPGSPTSNEHASWIYNNGTGLIVRRIDWSYSCYVTVEGYNIGFALRPSRYDGKHPNGQSYDFTLKNCKTGIYVQANAYAGYQFTRFDIQNAQTGVFLSDEYNEATMFHTCSINAESDALYSKGPARVLMMSCHIQQGAVRLDGGYISVINSNFSSSGTNHIELAEGVHGASILGNTFAASPQIVNNTIYPVHVDHRELSIDPLPAYDYKKPDNLPKPSRAEVYVVTEEPYNAASDGSADAAAAFQSALNDAGSNGGGIVFVPGGNYSLYSSLNVPTGVELRGIFDTPHETRQKGSLINIYAGRNNPDGTPFIQLSAGSGLRGLTFHYPEQVYDGSDTLNYGMVPYPFLIRGLGCDVYAVNLAATIPYQLLDLATHRCDRHYIDYILSTALKTGIHVGGGSTDGQIHNCQFNPSAYTHQGAYYESIPYGTADNIHKILWRDAAPYLFGNMNNQILHENFVFGGRRGFHLVKEGTSGPSGYCLGMGVDQCTNALQIDHIGIQGLDMINSQIVTVNGTSGRYLETGPDLESVFRMFCSAGWGTHQYSAVINGGDVRLQLFHLARDAEQGTFKINENGNLHNLGGNLSDYLSPPRPFLSIDQNANGLFIGNIINTSQDQMPANTNNVTSIGNLRIQ; from the coding sequence GTGCTGATAATTCTTCTCGAAAGCATTGCCGGCGGGGTTGAAACTGCGGTGTGGGATCCTGCCGCGAACGGTGTTTACCCTCCCTTGCAGGGTGAATGGGCTGAAGGGGCGAACTGGACACCCGGCGAGGTTCCCGGTGATTTTAAGGCCGTGTTTAATATTGGCGGCCAGGCGGAATGCCTCGTTTCTGATGTTCAATCATCAACGATGATGGTTGCCGGGGATAACGGCGACCTGGATGCGGGCCTGATACGAATCATAAGCGGCGGCAGCCTCACAACCGGACGCTCGACTCAGGGCGATAAAACATGGTCAGCAATAGGCTACAACCGAAAAGCGAAGATGATCGTTGAAACAGGAGGCACTTACAACGCTGCGGAGCATCTTTGGATTGGATATTCCGCCGGCGGTCAGGGAACCTTGGTGGTTAATGGGGGTAAAATAAACGTAGAAGGAACATTGGGCCTGGGCTGGTCCGGCGGAACAGGATATGTTTATATCAACGGCGGCTCTATCAATATCAGCGGTTTTCACGAAACACGCTCGATCAGCGGAGACTCTTGCATTAACATAAAAAAGGGAATGATAGTTATTGAAGGTAATTACACTTCGAGTGTATATGATTATGCCTCAGATGGAAAAATAACCGGTTACGACGGAACCGGAGAGGTTGTTGCTGATTACGACCAGACATTCCCGGGCAAAACTACTATAATGGCAACTGCACTCGAGACAGACCCTCCAACACCCAATCCGGCTCTCTTTGCTGAAGAGCCCAGAGCGATCAGTGATACCGCCGTCACTATGACCGCGGCAGCAGGCTCTGATTTAAACGAACCCTTGGAGTACTTCTTTGATGAAATTACCGAAAATCCCGGCGGCTCAGACAGCGGCTGGGTGAGCTCAACTACCTACACCGATTCGGGACTGGAGCCGGAAACACTATACAGCTATACGGTCAAAATGCGAGATGCCGCAGGAAATGAAGGACAGGCTTCTCCAATTTATAGCGCTTATACCTGGACAACGGATACAGTTGTTATAGTATGGGATCCGCAAGCCAATGGGATATTCCCGCCTGAAACAGGCAGCTGGGGAGATTCACAGAACTGGACATCTGCATCTTATGCACGGCCGGAGGGAAACTTTAAATGTGTATTTAACAGACCCGGCGCGGCAGAAGCTGTGGTTACAGGCTCACATTTCTGCCGGCAGATAGTACAGGGTGACGGAGGTGAAGGGGGAATAATCCGAATTGCACAAGGCGGAAATTTGACCACCGGGGAGCTATGGACCGGAATTGGTTACAATTACCCTGCTAAGATGATTATAGAAAATGACGGGGTTTTAAATACAGGGGGCCATCTTTGGATTGGATTGAATTCCGGCGGCATAGGCACACTCGAAATCAACGGCGGTGAGGTAAATGTCTCACAGAACTTTTCTCTCGGCTGGAACGGCGGAAATGGGATTGCTCAAATAAATGAGGGCACTTTGAACCTCAGTTACTGGGCGGGTGTAAATGCTATTAAGGGCCGTTCCAAAATGGATATAAGCAACGGGGTTGTAATTATTGGCGGCGGCGACCAGACAGGCGTTATCAGTGATTTTATCTCAGAAGGCAGGATAACGGCTTTTGGCGGAACGGGAAAAGTAATCTATGATTATAATATAACAAATCCCGGCAAAAATACCATAAGAGCTATAGACGGAGTTGCTGGAGATTTTAACAATGACGGACATGTTAACGGTTCAGACCTGGAGATTTTCTCTGCCGACTGGCTTGTTAAAGACTGCGGCAGTGAGGCTGATTTAGACAGTTGGTGCACTGTTGATTACCGTGATTACGCTATTATCGCGGCCAACTGGCTTAAGAGCTCTGCCGCTGACTGGCAGATAGAAGAAACTTTATATACTACAGATGATTATATAGTAACCCCCTACCGCGCAGAAAATTTCGGCATTGTCGCTGACGGTGTTACAGATGTAACGGATAAAATACAAGCTGCGCTGATCTCAATCAGCAACCTGGGCGGAGGCGCCTTGTTTTTGCCCGAGGGAAAATATAAAGTTTCCGGGAACCTGACTATACCATCTCGTGTCACACTTCGCGGCGATTGGCAGAAACCAACTCCCGGCAGTCCGATCACCGGAACTATAATAATGGCATACGCCGGTAGAGCAAATGAGAACGCTCCGCCCTTTATCAGCTTGAGCGGCAGCTCGGGCGTAAAGGGAATAAGTGTATGGTACCCCGAACAGGAACCTGACAATATTCAGCCATATCCGCCGACATTCCAGCGTATTTCAGGGTCTAATTTTACATTAGAAAACGTAACTTTTGTTAATTGCTACTTTGGTTTTACATCATATCAAAATTCAACAACGGCACGGCCATTCCTACGCAATATTTACGGAACACCTCTTAAAACCGGCATTGAGTATGACTGTCTGGCAGATATCGGCAGGATCGAAAGTGTACATTTCTCGCCGGCTTTCTGGGCAGGTTCAGCTCTGCCCGGCTCACCGACATCTAATGAACACGCCTCATGGATATACAACAACGGCACGGGCCTTATAGTCCGGCGTATCGACTGGTCGTATTCATGCTATGTTACGGTAGAGGGTTACAACATAGGCTTTGCTCTCAGACCCTCCAGATATGACGGCAAACACCCCAACGGACAGTCATACGATTTTACTCTTAAAAACTGTAAGACTGGTATTTATGTTCAAGCCAATGCGTATGCAGGTTACCAGTTTACCCGTTTTGATATTCAAAATGCACAAACAGGCGTTTTTCTCAGTGATGAGTATAATGAAGCGACAATGTTTCACACATGCAGCATAAACGCAGAATCAGATGCGTTATACAGCAAAGGCCCTGCAAGGGTGCTGATGATGTCCTGCCATATCCAGCAGGGAGCTGTAAGGCTCGATGGCGGTTACATCTCTGTTATAAACTCAAATTTTTCATCTTCAGGCACCAATCACATAGAGCTGGCCGAAGGCGTTCACGGGGCATCTATACTGGGCAATACATTTGCCGCCTCGCCGCAAATAGTGAACAATACCATCTATCCTGTCCACGTTGATCACAGAGAACTCTCCATTGACCCGCTGCCGGCATACGACTACAAAAAGCCTGATAATCTCCCAAAACCATCCAGGGCAGAGGTTTATGTGGTCACAGAAGAACCCTACAATGCCGCATCTGACGGCTCTGCGGATGCCGCGGCTGCTTTTCAGTCCGCGTTAAACGATGCCGGATCAAACGGCGGCGGTATAGTATTTGTGCCCGGCGGCAATTATTCTTTGTACTCCAGCCTCAATGTTCCGACTGGAGTTGAGCTGCGGGGAATATTCGATACCCCGCACGAAACACGCCAGAAGGGAAGCCTGATAAATATTTACGCAGGACGTAATAATCCCGACGGAACTCCCTTTATTCAGCTCTCGGCGGGAAGTGGATTACGCGGCCTGACATTTCATTATCCTGAACAGGTATATGATGGATCTGATACTCTCAATTATGGTATGGTGCCGTATCCATTTCTTATTCGGGGTCTTGGCTGTGATGTTTATGCCGTCAACCTGGCGGCAACAATACCATATCAGCTTTTGGATTTAGCAACACACCGCTGCGACAGGCACTATATTGACTATATACTCTCAACCGCACTCAAAACAGGCATCCATGTCGGCGGCGGTTCTACGGACGGCCAGATCCATAATTGCCAGTTTAACCCGTCAGCCTATACGCATCAAGGGGCATACTACGAAAGCATACCATATGGTACCGCAGATAATATCCATAAGATACTCTGGCGGGACGCGGCTCCATACCTGTTCGGCAACATGAACAATCAAATTCTGCATGAAAATTTTGTCTTTGGCGGCCGCAGAGGGTTTCATCTTGTCAAGGAGGGAACTTCAGGGCCTTCCGGCTATTGTCTGGGGATGGGTGTGGATCAGTGTACTAACGCCTTGCAGATTGACCATATAGGCATCCAGGGCCTCGATATGATCAACTCCCAGATAGTCACGGTTAACGGCACTTCGGGGCGTTACCTCGAAACAGGGCCGGACCTCGAGAGCGTCTTTAGAATGTTCTGCTCAGCCGGCTGGGGAACCCACCAGTACAGTGCGGTTATAAATGGCGGTGATGTCAGGCTCCAACTTTTCCATCTTGCAAGAGACGCAGAGCAAGGCACATTTAAGATCAATGAAAACGGAAACTTGCATAACCTTGGCGGCAATTTGAGCGATTACCTCTCACCGCCGCGGCCCTTCCTCTCGATTGATCAGAATGCGAATGGATTGTTCATTGGCAATATCATAAACACCAGCCAGGACCAGATGCCGGCAAATACAAACAACGTTACCAGCATAGGAAATCTAAGGATTCAGTGA